The sequence TAAAAGACCTTGGAGTTTGCCCTGAGCAAGAATCGGCACAACTAATTTTGCCTGAACCTGAAACTGTTTTAAGAGCTGCTTGATATCTCGATCGATCGGGGCCGTTGCCAAATTATCGATCGCCAACACTTCTCCCTGGTGATATCTGGTTAAATATTCACCTACTAATAAGGGATCTGCCAGTTCATAATCCAACATAGGCGGTAGATCGGGTAAAATCGCCTCGCTAATTGGCATCACGGTACTATTTGATTTGATCTCGACAATTAAAACGCGATCGCAAGCCAGTAGATGCTGCACTTCCGTAACGGCAGTTTGTAAGATTTCGTCAAGCTCAATTGACATGCGAATTTTACCCGTTATTTCGGTCAATAGTTTTGTTTGCCGATACTGAAATTCCAACTTATTCCAAACTCGCCTCTGTTCGGTAACATCAATCCCTGTGGCAATAATAAATTCAATCTCTCCCTGAGCATCAAACAGGGCCGTATTCGACCAGGAAATTAAATTTTGACGACCATCTTTAGCAATCCAATGGTTTTCATATTGGTTATGAAACTGTCCTTCCAGTAGTCGTTCAAATATGGCTTTGCTCGTTGCCTTTTCTTCAGCAGGAATCAAAAAATCCCAAACTTGTTTACCTTGAACCTCTTCAAAATAGTATCCAGTAACTTGTTCGCAAGTATGATTAAAACTAACTATTACCCCCTGCCGATTTAGTACCGCTACCAATGCACCGACAGTATTAATCACCGCCTTAGAGAAATCCCGTTCCTGCCTAAGTTGTAGTTCTGCCTCTTTGCGTTGAGTTATATCTCTGGTAACAGCCAACAATGCATTGATCTCATTACCTGTTTTGAACGGTACAGCATGTGTTTCTAGCCAGCGCGATGTTCCTTTTAACCCAGTTAGCTCAAACTCTAATTTACCTGACTTGCCCTCAAATATGCTTTCGGTTAGCTTGACAAATGCCTGTCGATGATTGGGATTGATTAAAGAGTAAACTGGTTTGTCGATCACTTCTGCTAGAGAATCAGCCTCGATCATCGCTAGCCCAGCAGGGTTCATCTCTAGTAACCTGCCGTCGTCTGCCAACATCTTGACGCACTCTGGCTCAGATTCAATGATGGTACGGAGCAAATTTTCGCTTTGAGCCAACCTTTGTTCTGCCTGTTGACGTTTTTGTAGAGCTATCTGTTGTTCGGTAATATCAGTAACCGTTCCTAGATAGCCTTGTATTTCACCAGCATCGTTATAGTAAGCCCCTGCACTACCAGACACCCAAACCACTTGGTTATCGGGCGTTTTAAAGCGGTATTCTAGGAAAAATTCCTGACCAGTTTGAGTACATTGATGCCATTGGGCAATTACTCTGGCGCGATCTTCAGGATGCAAGGCATTTGACCAACCCATTCCCATTGCTTCTTGCTCGGATAACCCTGTCAGTTTCTGCCAGCGCGCATTTACATAGAGACAATTCCCTTCAGCATCAGTTTGAAAAATGCCTACAGGGGCTTTTTGCGCTAATAGTCTAAATTGCTTATAGCTTTCATTTAATAATGCTGTGGCTTGCTTTTGTTCGGTAATATCCTGCACTACGCAAAAAATAGTTTGCTTCTTTAGATCGGGTTTTGCTGTCCACAAGAACCAGCGATAAGCACCATTTTTAGTTCGATAGCGATTCTCAAAAGCAACCGTAGTTTTCCCTGCGCTCAACTTTTCTACTTCAGCTAGAGTTGCCGCGCAGTCTTCAGGATGAACAAAGTTAATAAAAGGTTGGGTCAATAATTCCCCATCCATAAAGCCCAAATTCTTTAACAATGCGGGATTGATCCATTTAAAGTAGCCATCCAAACCCGCAACACAAATCATACTAGGGGTGGAATCAAAAAAATGCCCCAGCTGTTCTCCTTTTTCGTACCAAACTTGCTGTTGATTGTGATTGTGATCTAGTTCCTGTTCTGCTTGAAGTGTTGGCAATTGAATCAGACTTTTAGAGTCAATCATCCCAACTAATTGCTGATTCTCATCCAGAATTGGTAAATAGCTAATTAAATGTTGCTGAAAAAATAACTGTGCTGAATCGAGATCGTAACATTGCGATCGCAACCTAGTTAATACTGGTTGAGTCATTACTTGCTTAACCGTCGTAGTCGCTAAATCGGTTTCTGTGGCTACCAACCTAACTACGTCACTTTGAGTCAAGATGCCAATTAATTGATTAGCTGCGACTATTAGTAGACATCTGGGCTTATTTTCAGCTTGCTGTTGAGCAAGTAAAACAACTGCGTTCTTCAGTAAAGTATCTGGCGCAATAGTTACAGGATGAGATTCAATATATTTATCGATAGTCACTATGATAACAACAGCTAAGTAATCAAAAGATTATTCAATAATCTTAAATAAATGAAGAGGATAAAAGCAGTTTCGGTCGCGATCATTATATTAAGTTCTACAGCTATGGTCATTCCAATTAGTTGAAAGTAAAGCAAAACTTTGAGGAATTTGTGAGGAAGAGTCAAAGCTTTTTCTGCTATACGCTAAGAGCTAAAAGCTAAAAGCCAGGGCGAAGCCCTCTACTTAACCCGACTGCGTTTTAAACGATTCAAAATTCGGTTTGCCAATATTGAACCAGTTACAGGCTTAAAAACATAATCATCGGCACCAATACTAAATGCTTGATTCTGGGTTTTTTCATCCTGGTGTACACTCAAAAATAAAACGGGTAGATGCTGCCAATAGCGATCGCTTCTTAAAATCTGACAGAGTTCAATGCCATTGATATCTGGCATCTCTATATCTAACACCAAAATATCTGGCTCGACATCTTCCAAAACCTCCCAAAACTCGGTTGATTTATTTAAGGTAGTAATCTCAAAACCCCAAGGTTGGAGAGACATTTTTAAAGAGAGCAGCACTTGAGGATCGTCATCGATAATCAATACTTTAGCAGCATGACCGAGATTTTCCAGCAGCTCGGAAACTGCTGAGATGGCAGCGATTGGCTCAACCGAATTTGGTAAAATCAAATTTCCTCCCTTGCGGGTGAAATTCAAGCGATCTAACAACTGAGGAGATTGGGCGATCGCAACTATAGGTAAGCTGGGTTGACGTTGATGTAGCTGTTCGAGAAATTCTAAATCTTCTCCATCAGGAAAAGCAATTTGATAGAGTAAAGCGTCGATCGACTGTTGCTTAATTATGGTCTGAGCTTGAACAAAATCTGCAGCAGTATAAGTCTTCATCCCGCTATTGTTAGCTTCTGTAATTAACTTGTGGTCGAAATCTGTGTTGAGAGTGCGATCGACAATTAACAGTGAAATATTTTTGCTGAGGGCATCTTTTACGGTTTCCTCAAAGGGTTGATGTTGCAGTTCGGCATTAAGAGCTGTTGTCAGTCTAACTATCTGCTCTAAATCTACTTGCTTGCTCAGATTATGACCAAGTAGCTTTTCAATCTGTTTAGCAAACCTAGAACCTTCTGGGAAACCGAAGCAACCTAAAGAACCTGCTAGTTTATGAGCCGAACTTCTGGCTTGAGCGTGTAGTTCATCACTCACGCAATTATCTGCTAATGCTATGGCTAGACTCTCTAGATCTGCTAATCTCTCAAAAGCCAAATCTTTAAACTTTAACCAAATTTGACTGATGGTTGCGTTTTTATCTTGCCCTGCATTACTTGTAGGTAAAGATTTACTACTTGCCTTAAAATCATCATCAGACTTGAGGCGATAACCGACACCGTAAACAGTTTTAATCGTGTCTTTTGCCATCCCTGCCACCTTAAGCTTTTGGCGTAATCCCTTGATGTGGGTTCTAACAGCTTCTTCTCCTGGCGGATCTTCCCCCGCCCAAAGATTGTTAATAATTGCCCCTGGACTAAATACCTGCTGTGGATGGCGCATGAATAGTTCGATCATGCCGTACTCTTTGGGAGTCAGAGGTAAAAGCTGATTGTGAACATGAACTTCATGGGTTTTAGGATCGAGATTGAGATCTTGCCATTCGATGATTGGTGAGGATACATTAATTTCTCGGCGTAGTAATGCTCGAATTCTGGCGGTAAGTTCGTCAAAATTAAAAGGCTTGACTACATAATCATCTGCCCCTGCGTCTAGCCCTAAAACCTTATCAGTCTGGCGATCGCGAGCCGTCAAGAGCATAATTGGCATACTGTAGCCATCAGCCCTGATTTTTTGACACAGTTCGATGCCATCAATATCGGGTAACATCCAATCGAGAACCACTAGATCGAAGTCAAACAGCAGAATGAACTCCCAGCCCATCTCTCCTGCATTAGCGATATCTACAGCATAACGCTGTTCGATTAGCTTGCTCGCCAAAGCCTCCATTAACTGTTCGTCGTCATCTATAAGTAAGATTCTCATTGATCGGCTAGTTAGTTCCCATCAATATATTACAGCTTATTTTCAGCAGTAGACCTCTTGCAGGAGTTACAAAAAGGAAACTACGGTGAAAACTGTGACTGGAAGCATAACTTTGCCATTTTAAACTATACTAATATTAAGCTCCGAATGATTCAAGGTCGAACATAACTTTCATCTCCATTCATCGAGAAATGTTTGTACCTTCTCGTCTATGTAAGGAATGCGATCGCGTCTTAAAAGCAATTCTTTAATTTCCTGACAAATCTTGAAGCTAAGTAATTGAGGAATAAAGCCACCCCAAGTAGGTTGTTTTCCACGAGGGGCAGGTATTACCTTCACTGTTCGGTCTTGATGGTTGATATAATTTACCACCCAAGCTTTTCCGCTTAGAAGAAATGAACTCATTTCTTCAACTAATTTATCGACGAAATTTTGTTCTAGTGAGCCGATAATGTAACCTGCTTCAGTTAAGACTTTGTAGAGTTGTGGGCTACTGAAAACGGCATAGATTTCTATAAAGTTACGACGACCAAAGGTTTTTTCAGTTTGATCTCCAATGGAAAGCAATCCTTGTGAGAGAAATAAAAAGTTTTCTTCTACCATATAAGCAATCAAATGCTCAAATTCACTATGACTGATGCCTAAAAAATCGGGAACGATAGATAACTGCTGCCAGCATTGTTCTGCGCTAATTGCGCCAAATTGAAGAGTAAGAGCCAAAATTTGATGGACTAAAACTGACCAAACTCGATTATTAGTTGGAACGGACTCCACCCAGCCTTTCTTAGCTAGTTCGATGAGAGCGATCGCCTGTAAAACTGTCTCTGTATCCTCACAAAAAAAGGTGGTATTAGCTCTTTGTCCCTGTCTTTTGCCCGTCCTCCCCAAACGCTGAAGAAACGAGGAAACAGTAGAAGGAGCATTGGCTTGCAAAACTAAATCTAAGTCGCCTACATCAATTCCTAGTTCTAAAGTAGAGGTGCAGATAATACTGGTGTTACTACCGCGATGGAAACGTTCTTCGGCAGTGGTTCTTTCTTCTGCTGATACCGAACTATGATGAACGAATACATCAATACCTTTATGCTGCATCTGTTCGGCAATTTTCTCAGCTAAGGAGCGACTTTGACAGAAGAACAGGCTTTTTTGACCTTGAGCGATTTGACAAGCTTGTTCAGAAATGGCTCTAGTGGTCTCTTGGTAATAAATGCGAAGGTCTTTTTTAGACGGAACGTGAGGCGGATCGATAACACAGCCTTCTCTTTGGGATGTTCCCTGTAACCATTGAAGAATATCTTGAGGATTACCAACGGTTGCGCTTAAGCCAACACGCTGCACATCGTTATTTGTAAAACGAATTAGTCTTTCCAAGACAGAAATTAAATGTGTCCCGCGATCGCTACCAGCCAAAGCATGAATTTCATCAACTATTACTACTCGTAGATCTTCAAAGAGTTTGGCATGGGGCACTTTAGAGGATAACAGCATTACCTCTAATGACTCTGTGGTGGTCATTAAAATATGGGCTGGTTCTTTGATAAAGGCTTTTTTTTCCGATGCTTTGATATCTCCATGCCAAACAAAGCGTCGTAGCCCCACCATTTCGCTGTAGGTTTTAAATCTTTCTGCTTGATTGTTGAGTAAAGCTTTGATCGGAACTATTTTCATCTGCACCAGCAGCAATTAAACTATCTTCTACTTTCCCAATCCAGCGATCGAGGATATCAGCTAATGCGCCTCGGGGACAGGAGTTCGTCCCTAATTCTTGGACTACACGACGGTAAACATCATCAAATTTATGGAAGTAAAGATCGTTATCGGAAACTACGACAAAACTAGTGGCAAATCCTTGAAATTGAGCATCATTGAGGGTTAAGCGAGACATGAAGGTTTTACCACAACCGTATCTACCTCGAAAAAACTTAAATACTCCTTCGCGATGCCTGCTAATTTTAATTATCGATAAATTTCTGCCATCGTTTTGGCTGAATCAGGATCTCGACAGTTGAGAATTAACTTGGTGGCAGTAGCCTGAAGCAGTATTTGCCGTTCATAACTGCCATAAATCTGGTCAATTTGGGCTGTAGTTTGCGTCGCAATAATCGGTGTCGCTTTAAACTTTCTTCCCTCAGCCAATAATCGCGATAAAGAACCCAGAGGTTGTAACGCCCCCAATTCATCAATCACAATCGCCGTTTTAATCTGTCGCGACTCATTACTCAGTAAGCCTCGAATAATCAATTCAAACGCCATACTATAGAGAGGCTTATACAACTGAGCATCCCGTTCAAATAGGGGCAGAAACAAAGAACGTTTTTCATCACCTGCTGCCCAGTCCCAAAAATCTATATTTTCTGACTTGTCAGGTAATTGACGGTAAAATCGAGCCGAGGCAGTGGCCGAAGCCACAATCGAAGCAAAGGTTTTCTCCGCGTCAAAGTATTTATTAAACATCGATTCAGCTAAAAGTGTCTGAAGTTGATCCATATTAGTTTGAGCAATAATCCACCACACTTCCTGATTAGTTTGAGCCAAATTATAAATCTCGCTCAACAAATTTCTGGCAGAGAGGGGCCAAAATGGATCTTGAGTTTGATTAAGTGGAATAAGCGCAGCAGCAATAGTTTCAGATGAAGCTGATTCGGTGTGGTGACACCAGCCAACAGAACGTTCATCTGTCGGATTAAATAAAATATCTTGGCCTGAGCGATAAAAACCTTCTGTAAATTCCCCATTACGGTCAAAACAAACAATTCTAAAATCATCTCTTTGTTGTAGTTCACTAATCAATTTAGCTAGAGCCTGAGTTTTACCTGAACCTGGAGAGCCTACACAAAAAATACCTAAATCCTCCAAATTACGTGGTAGGCGAAATCCAGCCAGGGATAATTGAGGTAGATGTAACTCACCAGATAAGCTTTCTTCATACTTACTATTGAGGCGATCTAGTAATAACTGTACTTTGTTAGCCGATTCTTCCAGTTGTACTCCTCGTAAAATTTGCTGTTTATAAGACATCAGTTGATTATTTTTCTTTACTTGGATTATACTTTATACATCAAAAAAAAGAAAAATCTCGTTTAAATAGTTTATTTATGAGTACAAAATCTTCAATTGCTCACGGCGATAATTTTCACTTCTACCAAGAATGTTTTGATGAAGAAAATGTCTATCTGCAACTAGAAGGAGTAGAATTTACCGCCTCACAGTCTGAAGTTACGGTAACAATCCCAATGGCAGTTTGGTCGATAATTCGTCAACATAGTGTTGTTGATTTATCTTTAGCAGATAAGACCGATGCGGAATTAAGAGCAATGGTAGAAGAGAAAGTTGACCAGAGAATTGAGCAATATTTGGCCTCGGATGCTCGACGAGAAAAAGCCACGATCAGTTTCATGGGATCTATCTGCTATGGTTCTGCCGATTTACCCCGAAACGAGCAAATTGAAAGTGGTATGCAATATTACCTTTCTACAAGAGAGCGACAATTGGCAATTAAGAATCAGATTCTGGCATTAGATCGGTTAAATTCATGCAACGAAGGCAGAAGTTAGATGATTAAATTGATAGAAATGCTGATATACACAGGCACAATTGCGGCTGTTTTTGGTATTGTCTACGGCGTAATATTTTATCTTCCCGAACGCATTTCTCAGTCCAAAACTATTCTCAGGAGATTAAAATCGCTTTCAGAGCGAAGTTCGAGTAATGGCTATATTACCGTATTCGATTTAGCAACCGAAGCTGAAATAAGTCCGAAGCTCGCCAAATCAACTTTAGATAAATACGTTCAAGAATTGGAGGGAGAAAAATTAGTTTCCTCTCAAGGAGAGGTTTATTATGTTTTTCCTCGGGGAGAAAAAATCTTTCAAGAAAAAACTCAATTTCAGTTGGAAAGTGCTACCGAACGTAAAATTAATGATTTACAGTCACAAATAATCAAACTACAAGATGTAGAAACAAGAGAAGATGATTGATTACATTTAATACATCAAAATGTAGTTTACATTTTAACTAGATTCTAATTAATACATTCAGCTTGCGACCAGAGCCAAGACTGTATAAGTTAGAGAGCATGAACAAGATGTATTGTCGGCTCAGAATCTTAATGGCGGAGCAAGAACCTCCCTTAACTCAACGTGCTTTAATCTCTAAGTTGGGTCTAGCTAGCCATACCATTAGTAAGCTCTATGGCAATAAGTTTAAGCGCGTTGACCGCGAAACAATCGAAAAGCTGTGTGATTTTTTTAATTGTCCTTTGGAGGGGGAAAAAGGATTATTTCAGATGCGAGAAACTAATCGACATTGAACGTGAGCATTTTGTTGCTGTTGCTCTTGTTTTTCGGGTATTTGGCTGCTTTCATTGATAATCTCGGGAGACTAGATTATAGCTAATAAAAATGAAAACCACGCTCACCCCATTTATCTCTTAAATACCTGTCGATTTCATAAGCATTTTTATTATAAGTAAGACTAAGTAGCTCCATCGTATCTTGATATAACAGCTCAAAGTCGATAGATGACTGTAGCCTCTTTAAACTCATCTGACTGCATATTTCCTCACGAGCTAATGCTAACAATATTGCTCTGGGTAATTTATGCTCAAAATGCTTGAGCCAGCCATCAGCTTTAATGTAATAAGAATTCATAAAACGATTACGTTCTTGGATTTCAAACAAACTAACTTTAATCTTGTTGATGTTCCACATATAAACTGTATCTGAATCGGATATTTGAATCGTAATCAGATGACCAATCATTACTAGCAAAAAAGTTTCTAAAGGATTTGGGAGTTTATAAGTTTCCCTTGTCTCAGTTTGAACTTGAAGAGAATTGGGGGCTAGTTGAGGGGTAACCTGAAGTGTTAGCAACTTTGGAAGTATCGCCCTTGGTTAAGTTGAGTTGGCTGAGTAAGGTTCATCGGGCTTTTGAGGGACGCACTCCGTTGGAGATGTTGCGGTTGGGTTATTTATCTGATGTATTGGTGGAAGCTAGAGCAGTAGGTGTTGGTTGGTAGCTTTATCGGGCGAAGCTCTTCTGCCTTTCTTCAAACAATGGACTTAATTGTGATAGTACGATAGTTGCCTGTTCAAAAAAATCAAAGCATGATCAATTATTTGGTTGTGCTTTGCCTTGGTTAATTCTTAGGAACCGTTTGTCCTTGTCTTTGTTTAATTTTCTCCGCTAAAGGTGTGATATCTTCAGGCTGGATAATTATGACATTGCCATCATCATCGCATTGGGCGATCGCTGCTGCATCAACATCGTTAGGATTCAGTTGTGCAGCAATGATATCAGCATTAACAAATTCGGGAGAGGGGTTGAGAGAAGCTAAAATTCGGGTAGCAAGAGTAGTTTTGCCAGAACCATTGCAGCCACTAAAGACGAATATTTCAGGCATAGATTGTTAACGTAAGTTGATTATGGCGATCGCCGTGATTATTAATTATCTGAGCAAGAATTTCTTGAATAATTGGTTTTAAGATCACCAACTCCTCTTGAACGGTATTCCAAAGTACTTGTAAATTCACATCGAAATAGTGATAGATTAATTTCTTGCCCAATCCCGTGATACTTTTCCAAGGAACTTGGGGATATTGTTCTCGTGACGAAATGGGGATACTTTTGACTGATTCACTAATAATTACAACAGCACTAGTAACGGCATAAATAGTTTTTTGGTCGGTCTGAAAATCTTCAAAAGTGATTCCGTCAATAAAACTATTGTAGTGTTTTTATTTATGACCATAATCTTTTTCCTTAAAGCGTCTCATCTTTCTCAGTACCCTAGACTTTTGCGGATGAGATAACATTGCGATCGCCAGCCTAACTCCACAATGTCTTTGAGAATCAGTTTCCCCTACTAATGAAAGTAACATTCCGTACACTGTAGAGAGAGGAGGAACAGGATAAGTTTTGCCATATTCGCGACTACGTGAGGTGCGAAAAGTAGCACAAGGAACATGGACATACAAAGCAACTGAATTCATTTCTATTTCTGAGGCAGAGTAATTTGCAGATCTTTAGTAATAACTTGTTTGAGTTCGGCAATTGTCTGCTTTCTTCCTGGGTAAACATGAGCCTTTTCCAAGGCAAACTCTTGGGTAATAGACCTCTTGCATGAATCGAGAGAAAATGAGAAAAGTAGGGTAATGACGCGATCGCGAATAAAAACATGACCTACGAACAAATCAAAAATTTGGAGGAAAAGTTCCCTCTCTTTTTCTCATCACTAGCTGTCGGCACTGTAATTGTCCGTTTGATTTCTGCAAAAGATTAATCTTGCCTGTTATTCCTAGTTGTTCTAGTTGACGTTGTGCTGCTTCAATAAAGACTTGAGGTTCGATACAGCGTCGAATGATAACCAAACGTGAGTACAGGCTTGGGGCAGAAGTTAAAGCTTTATATTCGTC is a genomic window of Pleurocapsa minor HA4230-MV1 containing:
- a CDS encoding PAS domain S-box protein gives rise to the protein MTIDKYIESHPVTIAPDTLLKNAVVLLAQQQAENKPRCLLIVAANQLIGILTQSDVVRLVATETDLATTTVKQVMTQPVLTRLRSQCYDLDSAQLFFQQHLISYLPILDENQQLVGMIDSKSLIQLPTLQAEQELDHNHNQQQVWYEKGEQLGHFFDSTPSMICVAGLDGYFKWINPALLKNLGFMDGELLTQPFINFVHPEDCAATLAEVEKLSAGKTTVAFENRYRTKNGAYRWFLWTAKPDLKKQTIFCVVQDITEQKQATALLNESYKQFRLLAQKAPVGIFQTDAEGNCLYVNARWQKLTGLSEQEAMGMGWSNALHPEDRARVIAQWHQCTQTGQEFFLEYRFKTPDNQVVWVSGSAGAYYNDAGEIQGYLGTVTDITEQQIALQKRQQAEQRLAQSENLLRTIIESEPECVKMLADDGRLLEMNPAGLAMIEADSLAEVIDKPVYSLINPNHRQAFVKLTESIFEGKSGKLEFELTGLKGTSRWLETHAVPFKTGNEINALLAVTRDITQRKEAELQLRQERDFSKAVINTVGALVAVLNRQGVIVSFNHTCEQVTGYYFEEVQGKQVWDFLIPAEEKATSKAIFERLLEGQFHNQYENHWIAKDGRQNLISWSNTALFDAQGEIEFIIATGIDVTEQRRVWNKLEFQYRQTKLLTEITGKIRMSIELDEILQTAVTEVQHLLACDRVLIVEIKSNSTVMPISEAILPDLPPMLDYELADPLLVGEYLTRYHQGEVLAIDNLATAPIDRDIKQLLKQFQVQAKLVVPILAQGKLQGLLIAHQCHHPRQWQQEEIQLLNQLADQLGVALSQAQLLSYAEKLALERTKELSATNELLQAEISEREQTEQDLRENQQKLAGILDNADEAIITINEQQQIQLFNQGAEKIFGYQAQEILGQPLDLLLPEIFRQIHRHHIRQFAKLPEKSRQMTERNTNVYGRRKDGHEFSAEASVAKLQTNSGMLFTVMLKDISERQQTLEKLQTSQALLAKAEKIAKIGSWEYDYETKKRSWSEELFNILGFDSNLPIPSCPEILAHIHPEDRLLVKNTLVERHGSGQSWELDYRLLLPDGTIKYIESRGEPTVNSEGKVLKVLETITDVSDRIAAEKSLQRSEEQLKLITDALPVLIAYIDQEQRYIYNNRTYETWYGIPRSTLQGKAIEELVGEKNYQKMLPYIKTALGGKTVTFETQPITNNGSSYWMNATYVPDFDSDGKVKGFFSMVEDITERKAVEQMKSEFISIASHEMRTPLTSIHGVVKLLCAGRLGELSESGSKMADMALRNSDRLIRLVNDILDLERMESGSDEINQQPCDSAELIRQAIDTTRPLADEQKISLEADAQSLEFLGDRDRLVQTLSNLISNAIKFSPAHSSIKISSKLEGQNVLFSVQDWGRGIPRNKLENIFERFQQVDASDSRQKGGTGLGLAICLHIIEQHQGKIWVESVYGQGSTFYFLIPQQ
- a CDS encoding response regulator, yielding MRILLIDDDEQLMEALASKLIEQRYAVDIANAGEMGWEFILLFDFDLVVLDWMLPDIDGIELCQKIRADGYSMPIMLLTARDRQTDKVLGLDAGADDYVVKPFNFDELTARIRALLRREINVSSPIIEWQDLNLDPKTHEVHVHNQLLPLTPKEYGMIELFMRHPQQVFSPGAIINNLWAGEDPPGEEAVRTHIKGLRQKLKVAGMAKDTIKTVYGVGYRLKSDDDFKASSKSLPTSNAGQDKNATISQIWLKFKDLAFERLADLESLAIALADNCVSDELHAQARSSAHKLAGSLGCFGFPEGSRFAKQIEKLLGHNLSKQVDLEQIVRLTTALNAELQHQPFEETVKDALSKNISLLIVDRTLNTDFDHKLITEANNSGMKTYTAADFVQAQTIIKQQSIDALLYQIAFPDGEDLEFLEQLHQRQPSLPIVAIAQSPQLLDRLNFTRKGGNLILPNSVEPIAAISAVSELLENLGHAAKVLIIDDDPQVLLSLKMSLQPWGFEITTLNKSTEFWEVLEDVEPDILVLDIEMPDINGIELCQILRSDRYWQHLPVLFLSVHQDEKTQNQAFSIGADDYVFKPVTGSILANRILNRLKRSRVK
- a CDS encoding DEAD/DEAH box helicase, whose product is MKIVPIKALLNNQAERFKTYSEMVGLRRFVWHGDIKASEKKAFIKEPAHILMTTTESLEVMLLSSKVPHAKLFEDLRVVIVDEIHALAGSDRGTHLISVLERLIRFTNNDVQRVGLSATVGNPQDILQWLQGTSQREGCVIDPPHVPSKKDLRIYYQETTRAISEQACQIAQGQKSLFFCQSRSLAEKIAEQMQHKGIDVFVHHSSVSAEERTTAEERFHRGSNTSIICTSTLELGIDVGDLDLVLQANAPSTVSSFLQRLGRTGKRQGQRANTTFFCEDTETVLQAIALIELAKKGWVESVPTNNRVWSVLVHQILALTLQFGAISAEQCWQQLSIVPDFLGISHSEFEHLIAYMVEENFLFLSQGLLSIGDQTEKTFGRRNFIEIYAVFSSPQLYKVLTEAGYIIGSLEQNFVDKLVEEMSSFLLSGKAWVVNYINHQDRTVKVIPAPRGKQPTWGGFIPQLLSFKICQEIKELLLRRDRIPYIDEKVQTFLDEWR
- a CDS encoding DUF2791 family P-loop domain-containing protein — protein: MIKISRHREGVFKFFRGRYGCGKTFMSRLTLNDAQFQGFATSFVVVSDNDLYFHKFDDVYRRVVQELGTNSCPRGALADILDRWIGKVEDSLIAAGADENSSDQSFTQQSSRKI
- a CDS encoding type IV secretion system DNA-binding domain-containing protein; translation: MSYKQQILRGVQLEESANKVQLLLDRLNSKYEESLSGELHLPQLSLAGFRLPRNLEDLGIFCVGSPGSGKTQALAKLISELQQRDDFRIVCFDRNGEFTEGFYRSGQDILFNPTDERSVGWCHHTESASSETIAAALIPLNQTQDPFWPLSARNLLSEIYNLAQTNQEVWWIIAQTNMDQLQTLLAESMFNKYFDAEKTFASIVASATASARFYRQLPDKSENIDFWDWAAGDEKRSLFLPLFERDAQLYKPLYSMAFELIIRGLLSNESRQIKTAIVIDELGALQPLGSLSRLLAEGRKFKATPIIATQTTAQIDQIYGSYERQILLQATATKLILNCRDPDSAKTMAEIYR
- a CDS encoding helix-turn-helix transcriptional regulator, whose amino-acid sequence is MNKMYCRLRILMAEQEPPLTQRALISKLGLASHTISKLYGNKFKRVDRETIEKLCDFFNCPLEGEKGLFQMRETNRH
- a CDS encoding AAA family ATPase, whose amino-acid sequence is MPEIFVFSGCNGSGKTTLATRILASLNPSPEFVNADIIAAQLNPNDVDAAAIAQCDDDGNVIIIQPEDITPLAEKIKQRQGQTVPKN
- a CDS encoding DUF86 domain-containing protein; protein product: MDGITFEDFQTDQKTIYAVTSAVVIISESVKSIPISSREQYPQVPWKSITGLGKKLIYHYFDVNLQVLWNTVQEELVILKPIIQEILAQIINNHGDRHNQLTLTIYA
- the cas5 gene encoding CRISPR-associated protein Cas5; the encoded protein is MNSVALYVHVPCATFRTSRSREYGKTYPVPPLSTVYGMLLSLVGETDSQRHCGVRLAIAMLSHPQKSRVLRKMRRFKEKDYGHK